The following is a genomic window from Cupriavidus taiwanensis.
GTGGGCCTGTCGATCGACCAGAGCCTGCAGGTGATCGTGGCCGAGTTCGGCAGCATGCTGCGCGTGCTGGGCCCGGAGCTGGCGCGCGCCAACCAGCAGTTCGCGTCGGGCCGCTCGCGCGAGCAGACGCTGCTGCGCATCGGCCGGCTGTTCGACAGCGAAGACCTGAAGAGTTTGATCACGCTGCTGACGCAGGTCGACAAGCATGGCGGCGCGGTGCAGGAGCCGCTGCGCCAGTTCGGGCTGCGCATGCAGGAGGCGCGCAAGTCGCGCATGAAGGACGAGATCGGCCGCCTCACGGTCAAGATGACCGCGGTGATGGTGGTCAGCCTGCTGCCGGTGCTGCTGATCCTGACCGCGGGCCCCGGCTTTCTCGGGGTGATCCGCATGCTGGCAAACATGGGAGGAACGCGATGACGGGACGCATGGCGCGCTCAGTGGGTCTGGCCACGGGCCGGGTCCGGACTTCGGCCGCGTGCCTGCTGCTGGCCGCGCTGGCCGGGCTGTCTGGCTGCGCCGCCAGCAACAACGGCGCCGCGGCCATGCACGAGCAGGCCGAGGCCCAGGTGGAACTGGCCAAATTGCGCGACAAGACCGCGCGCGCCGAATACAGCGAGCAGGCGGTCTACCTGGGCCTGATTCGCAAGATGCAGCAGGACGGTCTGTACTTTGCCTCGCTCGCGCATATCGAGGTCTATGTGCAGCGCTTCGGCGCCGGCCCGGAGATCCAGATGATGCGCGCCGATGCGCTGCGCGAGACCGGACAGGACCAGGCCGCCACCGAGGCGTACCAGAAGCTGGCCGCCACCGCCAAAGGCGCCGAGGCCGCGCACGCGCACCACGGGCTGGGCCTGCTGGCCGGGCGCCAGGACGACTTTGCGCGCGCGGTCACCGAATTGCGCGCCGCCGCCGCGCTGGACCCGGTCAACGCGCGCATCGCCAGCGACCTGGGCTATGCGCTGATGCGCGCCGGCGCGCTGCAGGACGCGCGCGTGCCGGTGATGCAGGCGCTCGAACTGGACGCGCGCAATCCGCGCGTGATCAGCAATGCCGTGGTGTGGCTGATGGCCGATGGCAAGCGCGCCCAGGCCAACGCCATGATGCAGAAGGCCGCGTTGCCCGAGCCCACCCGCAGCGCGATCCGCAAGGAAGCCGACCGCATCGCCCGCGCCGCCGCCGCGCGCGACCGCGCCGCGGCGCGCCAGGGCCAGAAACCGATCCCCGCGCCCGCCGCCGTCGCGGTCGTGGCCAAGCCAATCGCCATCGCCGCGCAAGCCGGCGCTACACCATGACAGCCAATCCTCTTGTTGCGATCCGCAAGCCTGCCGCGTGCGTGGCGCTAAGCCTGTGCGCACTGGCCTCGCCCGCGCACGCGCAGGGCGACGCCGCGGCGGCCGAAGCGGCGCCCGCCTCCGTTGGCCCGCTTGCGGCACCACCCGCGCAGCGCGAGATCGGCGCCGACACGCGCACCATCCTGGCAATCCAGCGCGAAGGCACGCAGGCTGGTCCGATGCTGCCGATGCACGGAGAGCAAGCCGCGCTGGGCTATGAGCGCTACCTGAACAGCTTCCGCTTCGCGCTGCCCGAGTTCTACACCGGCCAGGCCAACGCCAGCACCACGCGCGCCGGCTCGGCCGGGCAGGTACTGGGCGGAAAATGAGCCTGCGCCTGCCGCCGGTGCCCCGCACCCGTCGCTGCGCACGCGGCGCCGTCAGCGTGATGGCGGCGGTGCTGATCGCCACCGTCGCGATTGCCGCGCTGGTGTCGATCGACGTCGGCCATGTGTTCATGCGCCAGCGGCAGCTGCAGAACATGGTGGACCTGGCGGCGATGTCGGCGGCGCAGCAGCTCAAGCGGGCGGATAGTCCAGCCAGTCTCAACGCCGCGGTGCTGGGAACGGTCAGCAATATCGGCGCGAAGAACGGGTATCCGTCAGGCATCGCCATGGGCTGTGCGGACGCGGCCGGCGGTAGCGCGGATGCGATGACGGCGTGCGTTGGCGTATGGGACCCGGCGACTGCCGGTCCGCGGCACTTCAATGGCGCGTATAACGCCGCCACGGTCTCGCCCAATGCCGTGCGGGTGCAGGCCACGCAGACGGTGCCGATCCTGTTCGTATTCAACGGCGGCAGCGGCAGGCAGCTGTTTGCCGAATCGATTGCCAGCGGCAGCCCGCCGGTGGCGGCGTTTTCGCTGGGCACGGGATTGCTGGACGTCTCTACGGCCAACAGCATGCTGAGCGTGCTGCTTGGCAATACGGTGAACCTGTCGCTGGCGGACTGGCAGGGACTGGTCAATACCACGGTGACGCTGGACCAGCTGCGGCTCGAGGCGGACGTCGGCACCCTGGAGCAACTGCTGAATGCGTCGCTGAGCCTGCGTGATTACTATGCGCTGGTCCTTGGCGCGGCCGGGCGCGATACGCTGCTGTCGACCATGCTGGGCAGCCCGCCGACCACGCTGGGAGCAAGCGGGGCCGCCGCGACGGTATCGCTGGCAAGGCTGCTTGACCTTGGCCTGATGGCGCCCGCGGCATCGTCGGCGGTGGAAGTGGGCCTGAATGTCGCGCAGCTGCTGCTGGCCGGTGCGCAAATCGCACGCGGGGACACCGCGGTCGCCTTGCCGCTGAACATCCCCAAGTTGCCCTTTGGCCTGGGTGGCATCAGCGCCAACCTGCGCGTGATCGAACCACCGGTCACGGCGGCCGGTCCGGCGCGGCAACTGTCCAGCAATCCGGACACCTGGCAGACCAGCGCCAGTTCCTCCCAGGTCAGGCTGACGCTGCTGCTCCAGATCAGGGCCGACATCCTGAAGCCGGTTCTGGACGCCAACCTGAACGTGCCGCTTTATCTCGATGTCGCCGGCGCCACGGCCGACCTCACCCGGCTGCAGTGCGCGGCCAACCCGGCGGACCGTCGGGCCACGATGCATGTGAAGAGCGGCCTGGCCACGGCATGCCTGACCGATGGCTGCACAGGTGGCGAGGTGGTGCTCGGCCAGGCTAAGGTGGGGCCGCTGGACGTCGCAGAGGTTATTGCCACCGACGTGCCGCGCTATGGCAACACCGTCGGCCAGGACATCACCCTGCCGCCGGGCGGGCATGCGCAAGCGGGTATGGCTGATCCATTTGGCGGGTTGTTCTCGCAGGCGCTGTCGCTGAAGGTACGGACGAAATTGCTGGGGATCCTCAGCTTGCCCCTGGATCTCGGCCCGGTGCTGGCGCCGCTGGGGGCTGCGCTCGACGCGCTGGTCCCGCCGTTGCTCAATGGCCTCGGCGTCCAGCTGGGCAACAGCGACCTCTGGCTCCACAGCATCGATTGCAACAACGCAGAACTGGTGTACTGAGCCATGATCGCGCCAAACCGCCTGATGGCAGAAACAGAATGAAGACAGACCGCTGGGCCTACGAAAACCTTGAAGTCTACGTGTGGGAAGGCAAGTACGAGATTGCCGACCGCGTCACGCGTTTCCTCGCGCCGCTGGGCGTGGACGTGATCCGCGCCGGCGCGCTCGAGGCCTTGCCCGCAGAGCCGCGGCTGAAGCCGTGCATCGCGGTGATCAGCGTGTCGGTGATCGGCGCCGCTCGCTTTTCGCTGGACTGGGAGGCCGCGCACGGCATGCCGGTGATCTGGGTGGCCGGGCCGGGGCGCGAGACCGATCCCGGCCGCTTCCCGCCCGAGTACGCGCATATCCTGGCCGATGACTTTACCGGTGCCGACCTGCGCGGCCAGATCGGCAAGCTGCTGCCGCAGCTGCTCGCCACCGACGCGCCCGCCGAGCGCGAGGCCGACCTGGTGGCCGGCTCCGCGGCGATGCGCCAGCTGCTGCAGCACGTCGAGACCTTTGCCGACTTCGGCAGCAATGTGATGCTGTACGGCGAGACCGGCGCGGGCAAGGAGCGCATCGCGCGCCTGTTCCACGAGCGCAACAGCACCTATGGCAAGGGCCCGTTCGTCGCGGTCAACTGCGGTGCGATTCCCGACGGGCTGTTCGAGTCGCAGTTCTTCGGCCACGCCAAGGGCGCGTTCACCGGCGCGTCGTTCGCGCATCGCGGATACTTCGAGCAGGCCAACGGCGGCACGCTGTTTCTCGATGAAATCGGCGACCTGCCGCTGTTCCAGCAGGTCAAGCTGCTGCGCGTGCTGGAAGAGAACGTGATCACGCGGCTGGGCTCGACGCTGGCGGTGAAGCTGGATTTCCGGCTGGTGGCGGCGACCAACAAGGACCTGCGCGACGCGGTGCGGCAGGGGCGCTTTCGCGCCGACCTGTTCTTCCGGCTGGCCGTGATCGAGATGCGCATCCCCAGCCTGGAAGAACGCGGCCCGGCCGACAAGGTGGCGCTGCTGCAGTCATTCCTGCGCCATATGCTGGGCGCGTCGGGCTACGAGGCCTTGCCGCCGATGCCGGACTGGCTCAAGGGCGCGGTCGGCACCGCCTACTTCACCGGCAACGTGCGCGAGCTGCGCAACCTGGCCGAGCGCGTCGGCATCACCGTGCAGCAGACCGGCCACTGGGACGAGGAACGCATCCGGCCGCTGTTCCGCGCGCTGCATCCGGGCGCATTCGATGGCGGCGAGCGCGCCGACCTGCGCGGCGATATGGAAGAGCGCCGCCGCATCTTGGCCGCGCTCGACGCCAACGGCTGGCGGCGGCAGGACACCGCGGCCAGCCTCGGCATCAGCCGCAAGGTGCTGTGGGAAAAAATGCGCAAGTACCAGATCGCCGACAGCGAGGCCGAGCCGGTCTGAACGCCGGCCGGCGTCACCGTAGTCGCGCATCCGCGGCCTGTTGCGCGCGACCCGCGCCATGGCGGGCGGCCTGCGACGCATTATGATGCGGGTTTCGCCGATTCTCCAACGGACCCCGCATTGCGTTTCCTTCACACCGCCGACTGGCATCTCGGCCGCCTCTTCCATGCGCGCAGCCTGCTGGAAGACCAGGCCCATCTTCTCGACCAGTTTGTCGAACTGGTCCGCACCGAGCGCCCGGATGCCGTGCTGATTGCCGGCGACGTCTACGACCGCGCCGTGCCGCCGCCCGAAGCGGTGGCCTTGCTCGACGACGTGCTGGGCCGCATCGTGGTCGACGCCGGCGTGCCGGTGGTGATGATCGCGGGCAACCACGACAGCGCGCAGCGCCTGGAATTCGGCGCACGGCTGATGCGCGCGCAGGGCCTGCATGTGGCCGGCCGCACGCTGCCTGCCGCCAGTTGCGTGCGCCTGCACGACGCGCACGGCGAAGTCCGCGTCTACGCGCTGCCGTATGCCGAGCCCGCCGTGGTGCGCGATGCCATGGGCACCGAAATGCCGTCGCACGAAGCCGCCTTGCGCGCGCAGCTCGATGCCATCCGCGCGGTGCATCCGGCGGGCGTGCGCGCGGTGGTGGTGGGCCATGCCTTCGTGGTGGGCGGCGCGGCCAGCGAATCGGAACGGCCGCTGTCCGTAGGCGGCAGTGGCGCCGTGGCGGCCGAGCTGTTCGACGGCTTCGACCTGGTCGCGCTGGGCCACCTGCACCGGCCGCAGACGCTGGGCGGCGGGCGCATCCACTATGCGGGTTCGCTGCTGAAATATTCGCTGTCGGAGTGCGCGCATCAGAAGTCGGTGTCGCGCATCGAACTGGATGCGGACGGGGCCGTGACGATCACGCCGGTGGCGCTGCAGCCGCTGCGCGACGTGCGCGTGGTGGAGGGCGAACTGGCACAGCTGCTGGCCGCCGGCGCCGACGACGCGCAACGCGACGACTACATCCACGCACGCCTTACCGATACCGGCGCGCTGCTCGACCCGATGGCCCGGCTGCGCCAGGTCTATCCCAACGCGCTCGCGATCGAGCGCACGGTGCTGGCGCGCAGCGGCATGGCGTCGGAGGCCGGGCGCAAGCTGCGGCAACTCGGCACCGGCGAGCTGTTCGCCAGTTTCTTCCGCGAAGTGGCCGATGCCGAGCTGGACCCGGACCAGCGCGCCGCGCTCGACCAGGTGCTGGCCGGCATCGCCGCGGCGGAGCGGGAGTCGGCATGAGACCGCTGCATCTGACACTGCAGGCGTTCGGCCCCTTTGCCGCGACCGAAGAGATCGACTTCACGCGGCTGGGCGAGCAGGCCTTCGTGCTGATCCATGGCCCGACCGGCGCGGGCAAGACCACGCTGCTCGACGCCATCTGCTTCGCGCTGTATGGCGATACCTCCGGCGGCGAACGCAGTGCGCAGGCCATGCGCAGCGCCAATGCCGCGTCCACGCTGCGCACCGAGGTCACGCTGACGTTCAGCCTTGGCGCGCAGCGCTGGCGCGTGGTGCGCTCGCCCGTGCAGGAGCGGCCCAGGCAGCGCGGCGAGGGCTGGGTGACCGAGCCCGCGCGGGCGCAACTGGACCTGCACGACGGCAGCGGCTGGGTCAGCAAGGCCAGCCAGCCGGGCAAGGTCAGCGATGCCGTGCGCGACCTGCTGGGTTTCGACAGCGCGCAGTTCCGCCAGGTGATCGTGCTGCCGCAGGGGCGTTTTCGCGAACTGCTGACCGCCAGCTCGCAGGCGCGGCAGGCCATCCTGGAACGGCTGTTCCGCACCGAGCTGTACCGGCGCGTGGAAGAGCTGCTGAAGACCGAGGCCGCCGGCATTCGGCGCGACGCCGAGCGCATTGCCATCCAGCGCGACGAAGCCTTGCGGCAGGCCGGGGTGGAGTCGGCACAAACGTTGGCGGACAGCGTCGCGGCGATGCAGGCCGAATTGCACGCGCTGCAAGGCCAGGAGCAGGGCGCCCGCGCCGCGCAAGCCGCCGCGCAGGCTGCGCTGGCCGCCGGCGAGCAGGTGGCGGCGCGCCTGCAGGAGCGCGGGCAGGCGCAGGCCGCCCACGCCGCGCTGCTGGCGCGGCAGCCGGCCATGGAAGACCAGCGCGCCCGCTTGCACGCCGCCCAGCGCGCCGCGCGCGTCATGCCGGCGTGGCTGGCCGCGCAGGCCGCGCAGCGCGACCACACCGCCGCCTCCGCGGCATTGGCGCAGGCGACCGAGCACGCCGCGCGCGCCGGGCAACGCGCCGCGCAGGCCGCGGCGATGTTGCAGGCGCAGGTGCAGCAGGCTGACGCTCGCCAGGCAGCGCAGCGCCGGGTGGCGCAGCTGGAGGCGCTGCTGCCGCGCGCGCAGCGGCTGGGCGCGCTGCATCGGGCGTTGCAGGAAGCCGAAGCTGGACAGGCCGCGGCCGCCAGCGCACGTGAGCGCGCGGCAGCGCAGCTGGAAACATGCCGCGCCGCTGCCGTGAACGCCGAAGCGGCGCTGGGGCAGGCGCAGCTCGCCGCGGCGCAGGCACAGACGAGCGCCTTGCAGCTGGCATCGCTGCAGGAGCGCGCGCGGCAATTCGAACGCTACCGTCAAGCTGGGCATTCGCTGCAAGCCGCGAACACGCAGGCCATTGGCCACGCACAGGCCGAACAACAGGCGGCGCGCCAGCGCGACCGCTGCCGCGCCGCGCTGGCCGACGCTGAAGCCGCGTGGCGCGCCGGGCAGGCCGCGCGCCTGGCGCAGACGCTGGCGTCAGGTGACGCCTGCCCGGTGTGCGGCAGCACCGCGCATCCCGAGCCGGCCCGCCACGTGGCGCAGCCGCTGTCGGACCTGGCGCTGGAAGCCGCGCGCCACGCCGTGCTGGAAGCGGAAGCCGAGGCGGTGCGCTGTGCCGGCCAGCACCAGGCCGCGCAACTGGCGATCGCACAGGCACGCGAGCGGCTGGAAGAACTGGCCGCGGAACTGGGCGATGCCAGCGAGGATGCGGCCGCACGGCTCGACGCCGAAATCGAAGCGCGGCAAGCGGCGCTGGCGCAGCAGCGCCAGGCCTCGGCCGGCCTGGCGCAACGCGAGGCCGCGATCGCAACCTCGCGCGCGGCGCGCGACCGCGCCGAAGCCGTGCACCGCGATGCCGTTGCAGCGGCCGATGCCGCCGCGCAGGCGCTGGCGCATTGCCGCGGCGAATGGCAGGCCGAGAGCGCGCAGGTGCCCGAGGATTCGCGCGATCCGGTGGCCCTGGGCGAGGCACTGCGCCAGGCGCAGGCCACGTTGTCGGGGCTGGAACAGGCGCTGGCCGCGGCGCAGGCCGCCGAGCGGCAGGCCGCGGCCGGGGACGCCGGTGCGCAGGCCGCGCTGGTATCGGCCCGGCAGTCTCAGGCGCAAGTTGCCGAACGCATGGCCAACGCCGATGCTGCCTTGGCGCAGGCGCTCGCGCAGCATGGTTTTGGCGATGCGCGGGCGCACGCCGATGCATGCCTGGAGGAGGACGCAATGCTTGCGCTGGACGCCACGCTGCGCGCATTCGACAGCCAGCTGGCCGCCGCCGTGGACCGGCGCGAACGCGCCGAAGCTGCCGCGCAAGCGCTCGATGCCCCGGATCTGGATGGCCTGCGCGCAGCGCTCGGCGCTTGCGCGGCGACGGTGGAGGACCTGGTGCGGCAGCAGGCCGAGCGCGGCCGTTCGCGCGACGCGCTGCTGCAATGCCAGCAGCGGCTGCAGCAGCTGGACGCGCAGGGCCGTGACATCGAAGCGCGCTTCGCCGTGCTGGGCCGGCTGGCCGAGGTGGCCAACGGCAACAACCCGCGCCGCATGACGTTCCAGCGCTTCGTGCTGGCCACGCTGCTCGACGAGGTGCTGGAAGCCGCGTCCGCGCGTCTGCTGGCGATGAGCCGCGGCCGCTACGTGCTGCAGCGCGTGCGCGAGCAGGCCGACCAGCGCAGCGCCGGCGGGCTCGATATCGAAGTGTTCGACCACGATACCGGCGCGGCGCGGCCGGCCAATACGCTGTCAGGCGGCGAGGGCTTTCTGGCTTCGCTGTCGCTGGCGCTGGGCCTGGCCGACGTGGTGCAGTCGCGCGCGGGCGGCATCCAGCTCGATACGCTGTTCGTCGACGAAGGCTTTGGCACGCTTGATCCCGAAAGCCTGGACTTCGCCCTGCGCACGCTGCTCGACTTGCAGCAGGCCGGGCGCCTGGTCGGCATCATCTCGCACGTGACCGAGTTGCGCGAGCGCATCGACGTGCGGCTGGAAGTGCGTCCCGGCACCGGCGGCAGCCGTGTGCTGCTGACCGGTGTACCGGTGGCGGTCTAGACGGGTGGAGGGGGCGGATCAGGCGACCACCACCTGGCGGCAGCGGATTGCCATCACCTGCGCCTCGAAGGCGCGGGCGGCCGAGCGGGCCAGGCGCGCGCGGCGCGATAGCGGCGGCGTGGCAGGTTGCGTCGGGCGCAGGTCCCTGGCCCAGGCACTACGGGTGACATGCAGGATGCGCGCGAGCGCTGCCGCATGGGACGTGGAAGAAAACGGGACGTTGGCGGTGGCCATGATGACGGGCTCCTCGTTCTTGTGTGTTGCCAGGCGGCGTGCTCAGCCGGGTGGTCCGGTGGCTGCTGTGCGGCGCTGCCTTGTTCCGATTCAACGATAGGCCCGGCCGGGCGCGCGCCCTATCCCGCGCGAGCCGATTGTGATGTCGGCTCTGTCCTACATACGGGGCCTGCGCGTCACCCGCGATCGGTGATCGCACAAACTGATTTGCCGACCGCCCGGTCGGCTTGACCGTCGGCGACGCGCAGGTGTACTCTGTTCATTCTGCGAATTCAAGTTCGTATATCGAACATTTTGGGCTTGCCCGAGGTTCGATCGACGAGTGCCTGGTCCAACCTCGACCAAAGAGCACGCGCAGACTGCTGGACTCGTTCACCGGTCAGCCCGCGCTGCCCGCCGCAACGAACATCCTTCCGGCAGGACTACCTGGAGACCGTCTTTCATGCGCCGCGGCTTGCGGCCCGCTCCGGTAGCCTGGCGGATCTTCCGACCTGGAACGCAAGTGATCAACAAGCTATACGACTCGGTGGAAGCGGCGGTTGCCGGCATCCACGACGGCGCCACCATCCTGACCGGCGGCTTCGGCCTGGCAGGCATGCCCGCGGAACTGATCGACGCGCTGATCGCACAAGGCGCGCGCGACCTTACCATCGTCAACAACAACGCCGGCAACGGCGACACCGGGCTGGCCGCGCTGCTCAAGACCAAGCGCGTGCGCAAGATCATCTGCTCGTTCCCGCGCCAGGCGGATTCCTACGTGTTCGATTCGCTCTACCATGCCGGCGAGATCGAGCTGGAGCTGGTGCCGCAGGGCAACCTGGCCGAGCGCATCCGCGCCGCCGGCGCCGGCATCGGCGGCTTCTTCACCCGCACCGCCTACGGCACGCCGCTGGCCGAGGGCAAGGAAACCCGCATCATCGACGGCCAGGGCTATGTGTTCGAAACCCCGATCCACGCCGACTTTGCGCTGATCAAGGCCGACACCGCCGACCGCTGGGGCAACCTGACCTACCGCAAGACCGCGCGCAATTTCGGGCCGATCATGGCGATGGCCGCCAAATGCGCCATCGTGCAGGTCAGCCGCGTGGTCGAGCTGGGCGAGATGGATCCCGAGCACATCGTCACGCCGGGCCTGTTCGTCAAGCGTGTCGTCAAGGTCGCCTGAGCGCGAATACAGGAGAAACAGCATGCAACGCCTGACCCGCGATCAGATGGCCGCCCGCGTGGCCAAAGACATTCCCGACGGTGCCGTGGTCAACCTCGGCATCGGCCTGCCCACCCTGGTCGGCAACCACCTGCCGGCCGACAAGGAAATCCTGCTGCACAGCGAGAACGGCCTGCTCGGCATGGGCCCCGCGCCCGCGCCCGGTGAAGAGGACGGCGACCTGATCAACGCCGGCAAGCAGCCGGTGACGATCAAGCCGGGCGGCTCTTACTTCCATCACGCCGACTCGTTTGCGATGATGCGCGGCGGCCATCTCGACTTCTGCGTGCTGGGCGCGTTCCAGGTGTCGGCAACGGGCGACCTGGCCAACTGGCATACCGGCGCACCGGGCGCCATTCCCGCCGTGGGCGGCGCGATGGACCTGGCGATCGGCGCCAAGCAGGTGTTCGTGATGATGGAGCACCTGACCAAGCAGGGCGAAAGCAAGATCGTGCCGCAATGCACCTATCCGCTGACCGGCATCGGTTGCGTCACGCGCGTCTACACTGACCTCGCCACGCTCGACGTGACCGCCGACGGGCTGGTCGCGCGCGACCTGGTGGAGGGCCTGAGCTTTGACGAACTGCAGCGCCTGACCGGCGTGCCCCTGAAGCAGGCCTGAGCGCCGGCATCGATACCCATCACAAAGAGAGAGACACACCATGACCGAAGCCTTTATCTGCGACGCCATCCGCACCCCCATCGGCCGCTACGGCGGCAGCCTGTCCGCGGTGCGCGCGGACGACCTCGGTGCGGTGCCGCTGAAGGCGCTGATGGCCCGCAATGCCAACGTCGACTGGAAGGCCGTCGACGACGTGATCTACGGCAACGCCAACCAGGCCGGTGAAGACAACCGCAACGTGGCGCGCATGTCGTCGCTGCTGGCAGGCCTGCCGCAGGACGTGCCGGGCGCCACCATCAACCGCCTGTGCGGCTCCGGCATGGACGCCACCGGCACCGCCGCGCGCGCGATCAAGGCGGGCGAGGCCCACCTGATGATCGCCGGCGGCGTGGAAAGCATGAGCCGCGCGCCGTTCGTGATGGGCAAGGCCACCAGCGCGTTCTCGCGCGATGCGCAGATCTTCGACACCACTATCGGCTGGCGCTTCATCAACCCGGCGATGCGGGCCGCCTACGGTGTCGACTCGATGCCCGAGACCGCCGAGAACGTCGCCACCGACTACAAGATCAGCCGCGAAGACCAGGACCTGATGGCGCTGCGCAGCCAGGAAAAGGCCTCGCGCGCGCAGGCCGACGGCACGCTGGCGCAGGAGATCACCCCGGTCACCATCGCCCAGAAGAAGGGCGACCCGATCGTGGTCGAGCGCGACGAGCATCCGCGCGCGACCAGCATGGAAGCGCTGGCCAGGCTGCGCGGCGTGGTCCGTGCTGACGGCACCGTGACCGCGGGCAATGCCTCGGGCGTGAACGACGGCGCCTGCGCGCTGCTGCTGGCGAGCGAAGCCGGCATCAAGCAACACGGCCTGACCCCGCGCGCACGCATCGTCGGCATGGCCACCGCCGGCGTGGCGCCGCGCGTGATGGGCATCGGCCCGGCACCGGCGACGCAGAAGCTGCTCAGGCAGCTTGGCATGACCATGGACCAGATCGACGTGATCGAGCTGAACGAAGCGTTCGCCGCGCAAGGCCTGGCCGTGCTGCGCGAACTGGGCGTGGCGGATGACGACAAGCGCGTCAACCCGAACGGCGGCGCGATCGCGCTGGGCCACCCGCTGGGCATGAGCGGCGCGCGCCTGGTGACCACCGCGATGTACCAGCTGCACCGCACCGGTGGCCGCTTCGCGCTGTGCACGATGTGCATTGGCGTGGGGCAGGGGATTGCGATGGTGATCGAGCGGGTTTGAGCGCGGTCGGCTGATCTCCCGCTTGTTTGCTCCCCTCTCCCGCGCGCGGGAGAGGGGCCGGGAGTGAGGGCAGGCGCGTGCCTCGCGACAAGCGGTGTAAGGCCGCGATGCTCCGGCCCTCACCCCAACCCTCTCCCGCAAGCGGGAGAGGGAGCCGGCCAGTAGTAGTTGTCAGGGCCACGCCCTGATTCACGCATCGTTTTTTCGCATATGCATGTCCCGGCCGCGCCATGGCGTTGCCGGTAGTGGAGTCTCAAGATGTCCCTCCCCCTAGCCACCCTCGTCACCGGCGGCAGTTCCGGCATCGGCCGCGCCATCTGTGAAATGCTGCTGGCCGATGGCGTGACCCAGGTGGTCAATGTCGACTACGCCGCGCCGGCGTGGTCGCATCCCAACATGACGTTCTTCCAGGCCGACCTGACCAACGCCGACGCGACCCGCGCCGTGGCGGAGCAGGTGACGTCGCGCTTTGCCGTCACGCGCCTGGTGAACAATGCCGGCGCCACGCGCCCCGGCACCGCCGACAGCGCCACCGTTGCCGACCTGGACTACGTGACCGGCCTGCACCTGCAGGCCCCGCTGCTGCTGCTGCAGGCCTGCCTGCCCGCGATGCGCGCCGCAGGCTTCGGCCGCGTCGTCAACATGGCCTCGCGCGCCGCGCTGGGCAAGCCCGAGCGCGTGGTGTACTCGGCCACCAAGGCCGGCCTGGTCGGCATGACACGCACGCTGGCGATGGAACTGGGCGGCGACGGCATCACCGTCAACGCGGTGGCCCCGGGCCCGATCGCCACCGAGCTGTTCCGCAAGAGCAATCCGGAAGGCGCCGAACAGACCAAACGGATTCTCGCCAGCATCACCGTCAAGCGCATGGGCACCCCGGAAGACGTCGCGCGCGCTGCGCTGTTCTTCCTGTCGCCCGACAACGGCTTCGTCACCGGCCAGGTGCTGTACGTATGCGGCGGCACCACGCTGGGCGTGGCGCCGGTGTAAGCCGCGGCCGGCCTGCGCGACTCAAGCATTCAACAAGAAGAGACGTTAACCAAGCGTCACGCATGGCGGCCCGTAAGCGGGCTGCCCACCGGAAGCGCGCATGTGCGCGCCCTCCGTTCGGGAACGGCAATCACGCCATTCAGCACAACCTCCCGCGGTACCTGATCACCGCCGGAACGACATAGCACCGGAGCATTACCGATGAGACAAGATTCCCAGACCTCCACCACGCGCCGCCGCCTGCTTGCCGCCGGCGTGGCGCTGGCCACCACCCTTGC
Proteins encoded in this region:
- a CDS encoding TadG family pilus assembly protein yields the protein MSLRLPPVPRTRRCARGAVSVMAAVLIATVAIAALVSIDVGHVFMRQRQLQNMVDLAAMSAAQQLKRADSPASLNAAVLGTVSNIGAKNGYPSGIAMGCADAAGGSADAMTACVGVWDPATAGPRHFNGAYNAATVSPNAVRVQATQTVPILFVFNGGSGRQLFAESIASGSPPVAAFSLGTGLLDVSTANSMLSVLLGNTVNLSLADWQGLVNTTVTLDQLRLEADVGTLEQLLNASLSLRDYYALVLGAAGRDTLLSTMLGSPPTTLGASGAAATVSLARLLDLGLMAPAASSAVEVGLNVAQLLLAGAQIARGDTAVALPLNIPKLPFGLGGISANLRVIEPPVTAAGPARQLSSNPDTWQTSASSSQVRLTLLLQIRADILKPVLDANLNVPLYLDVAGATADLTRLQCAANPADRRATMHVKSGLATACLTDGCTGGEVVLGQAKVGPLDVAEVIATDVPRYGNTVGQDITLPPGGHAQAGMADPFGGLFSQALSLKVRTKLLGILSLPLDLGPVLAPLGAALDALVPPLLNGLGVQLGNSDLWLHSIDCNNAELVY
- a CDS encoding pilus assembly protein TadD; amino-acid sequence: MARSVGLATGRVRTSAACLLLAALAGLSGCAASNNGAAAMHEQAEAQVELAKLRDKTARAEYSEQAVYLGLIRKMQQDGLYFASLAHIEVYVQRFGAGPEIQMMRADALRETGQDQAATEAYQKLAATAKGAEAAHAHHGLGLLAGRQDDFARAVTELRAAAALDPVNARIASDLGYALMRAGALQDARVPVMQALELDARNPRVISNAVVWLMADGKRAQANAMMQKAALPEPTRSAIRKEADRIARAAAARDRAAARQGQKPIPAPAAVAVVAKPIAIAAQAGATP
- a CDS encoding exonuclease SbcCD subunit D, encoding MRFLHTADWHLGRLFHARSLLEDQAHLLDQFVELVRTERPDAVLIAGDVYDRAVPPPEAVALLDDVLGRIVVDAGVPVVMIAGNHDSAQRLEFGARLMRAQGLHVAGRTLPAASCVRLHDAHGEVRVYALPYAEPAVVRDAMGTEMPSHEAALRAQLDAIRAVHPAGVRAVVVGHAFVVGGAASESERPLSVGGSGAVAAELFDGFDLVALGHLHRPQTLGGGRIHYAGSLLKYSLSECAHQKSVSRIELDADGAVTITPVALQPLRDVRVVEGELAQLLAAGADDAQRDDYIHARLTDTGALLDPMARLRQVYPNALAIERTVLARSGMASEAGRKLRQLGTGELFASFFREVADAELDPDQRAALDQVLAGIAAAERESA
- a CDS encoding sigma 54-interacting transcriptional regulator produces the protein MKTDRWAYENLEVYVWEGKYEIADRVTRFLAPLGVDVIRAGALEALPAEPRLKPCIAVISVSVIGAARFSLDWEAAHGMPVIWVAGPGRETDPGRFPPEYAHILADDFTGADLRGQIGKLLPQLLATDAPAEREADLVAGSAAMRQLLQHVETFADFGSNVMLYGETGAGKERIARLFHERNSTYGKGPFVAVNCGAIPDGLFESQFFGHAKGAFTGASFAHRGYFEQANGGTLFLDEIGDLPLFQQVKLLRVLEENVITRLGSTLAVKLDFRLVAATNKDLRDAVRQGRFRADLFFRLAVIEMRIPSLEERGPADKVALLQSFLRHMLGASGYEALPPMPDWLKGAVGTAYFTGNVRELRNLAERVGITVQQTGHWDEERIRPLFRALHPGAFDGGERADLRGDMEERRRILAALDANGWRRQDTAASLGISRKVLWEKMRKYQIADSEAEPV
- a CDS encoding DUF3613 domain-containing protein: MTANPLVAIRKPAACVALSLCALASPAHAQGDAAAAEAAPASVGPLAAPPAQREIGADTRTILAIQREGTQAGPMLPMHGEQAALGYERYLNSFRFALPEFYTGQANASTTRAGSAGQVLGGK